AACTCCCATGTTCGAGACGCTAGGCGGTCTAGCCCGCATCAAGACGATCTTCGAGCGTGCCCGCGCCGACAATCCGGGCGGCGTGCTGGCGCTGGACAATGGCGACACCTTCCATGGGACGCATTTCGCGGTTGCGGACGAGGCGAAAGCTCTTGCTCCGCTTGTGGCCGAGCTGGGCTTCGATGCCATGACGCTCCATTGGGAATTCGCCTTTGGTCCGGACCGGGTGCAGGCGCTCGCCAGCGAGCTGCCTTATCCGGTGCTGGCCGCGAATATCTATCGCGAGGAAAGCGGCGAGCTGTTCCTGCCCGCCGCCACGATTGTTGAGCGCGCCGGGCTGCGGATCGGTCTGATCGGCCTTGCCTGTCCGATCGTCGACAAGACCATGCCGCCTCATTTCAGCGAAGGTCTGCGCTTCGAGATCGGCACCAGGGAACTTCATGCTCACGTCGCGCAAATGCGCCCGCATGTCGATCTGCTGGTCGTACTCTCCCATGTCGGCTTCCCGCAGGACGTGCAGTTTGCCAAGGATGTGCCCGGCATAGATGTGATCGTCAGCGGCCATACCCATAACCGCATGGAGCATGCTATCGAGGTCGACGGCTGCCTCATCTTCCAGTCCGGCTGCCACGGGTCCTTCGTCGGACGGCTCGACCTCGATTTGCGGGACGGCGAACTCATCGGCTGGACGCACGCGCTCATCGCAGTCGATGAAAGCGTTTCTCCCGATCCGGCACTCGAAGCCGCTGTAAGCGAAGCACTCGCCGGAGAACGCGATGTCATGGCCGAGGTCGTGGGCAGGACCGATGTAGCCCTGCATCGCTATGCCATGCTGTCGAGCCCGATGGACGATCTTCTGCTCGAGGCGATTGCCGAAGTCGCCGGTACGCAGATCGCCTTCTCCAACGGTTGGCGTTACGGCGCGCCGATACCGGCGGGACCGATTACGCTGGGCGATTTGTGGAACATGGTTCCAACCAATCCTCCCGTCACCCTTGCCGAGGTGACCGGCGCTGAAATCCGGCAGATGATCGAGGAAAACCTCGAACGAACCTTTGCGGCTAATCCCTATGACCAGATGGGCGGTTACATCAAGCGCATGCGCGGAGTGGGTCTCGCCTTCAAGGCCGAAAATCCCGAGGGTCAGCGGATCGAGCGCCTGTTTCTGGAAGGCCGTCCGGTGGATGATAGCGCCGTTTATGCTGTGGGCTTCATTACCGAGCAGGGCGTGCCCGCGCAGTTCGGCAAGAACCGGCGACAGCTTCCCATCGATGCGATCACAGCCCTGCGCAAACGGCTCGCGCGTCCCTTCACTCACGCTTCCGTCGGAAGTTCCATCGACCTTGTCTGACGGCGTTCCGCCGACGGCTAGCCAGGATCGGGCCAAAGGACCCGACAAGGAACACGAGCACGTAGCCCGCGCCGATTTTTGAGAACACGGTCGCCTGCGCAGCGGCGGGAAGACGACCGACAAGAACGCCGCGGACACCGCTCTCGAGATGCCCGGCGATCGAACCATCGGACCGGATTATCGCGGATATGCCCGTCTGCGTCGCGCGGAGCACCGGCAAACCGTTCTCAAGCGCTCTGATGCGCGCCTGCGCCAGATGTTGCGGAGCGCCGGCAGGACCGAACCACGCGTCGTTCGTGGGATTGACGATGTAAGCGGGGCGCGCAGTGAACCCGGAGCCGAAGCCGGGGAAAGTGGCCTCGAAACATATCGCCACGCCTGCCTCGCCGTCGGCCAAAGGAATGGCCGGGATCGCTGCCCCCGGCGCAAGGGCGTCGCGGCCAGGGGCATACCGGGCGAGGCGCAATGCCTCGAGCAAGGACTCGAACGGCACATATTCCCCGAACGGGACGAGGATGCGCTTGTCGTAACGGTTGCGAACCCGCCCGCTGGCATCGATCAGGTAGACACTATTGGCATAGTGTCCGTCGGCGTCGCGCCCCAGAGCTCCGGCGAAGAGCATGTCGCCGGTCCGAAGCGTTTTCCCGATTTCATCGAGCACCGCCTTCCGGTCCTCGAGAACATAGGGGATCGCGGCTTCAGGCCAGAAGATGCGCATGTCCGGCGCAGTCGAAGAAATGCCGGCTGTCAAACCGAGATAGATATCCACCTGCTCGTCGAGCCGGTTTTCGTCCCATTTGACCCTTTGCGGTATGTTGCCCTGGATCAGCGCGACCTGCTGCGCGGTATCAGGAGGAGCAACCGACGAACGCCCGAGGAGGATTGCGAGGGCCCCGATAAATCCGAGGCTTGCCCCGACACGTCGCGGATGCCCGGCGATCTGCAGAACGAGTCCGGCAGCAAGCACCGTCCCAAATGAGAGTCCGGTTATGCCGATAACCGAAGCAGACCGCACGATCGCCGGAACGTCGAGCCAGATCGCGCCAAGCGGGTTCCACGCGAAACCGATGATAGTGGTAGACCTCGCCCATTCGCCGAGCGCTAGAAGCGAACTTGTCGCCAAGAGCTGCGTGCCGTGATTTCTGTTGGCGTATCTCCGGGCAAGGGCGAAGGGGACGGACCAGAAGAGCGACAGGATCGCGGACAAGGCGACGAGTGCCAGCCAGCCAGCCGTAACGGCTGGCGGGTCCATCATCACAAACGCTCTCGGAAGCCAGCGTAGCGCGACAATCCACATGGCTCCCGCGTAGGCTGTCACAATCCAGAATATGGGTGCAGCCCGATCGTGGCGGATCAGGTAGAAAAGGCCGCTAAGCGAGGCTAGCGAAAGGACAGTCGCATTGGCAGGCGCAAAGCCTTGCGCCGCGATGGTTCCGAGGATGGCGGCGATCAACAGGCGCGAAGTCCGGCGAAACATGGCAGGTGCCAAAACGCATGTGTCTTAAGCGCGGCTTAGCGTGAACGGCTTGCCGGAGGCGGCCTTCAAAAGGGGTGGTGACGACTATCCCCATATGGGCAGCAACGCCCGGCTCATCGATGGCAATAGAGCGCGCATCGTTTTCCTGGTCGCTGTCGTCTTGACCAGCCAGGGATCGTAGCGGGCTGCGCGCACTTTCGCAGGAGTGGGCTCGCTGATTGAAAGAGCAAGTTCCGACTGGGCTTAAGGCTGCCGTAAGACCCAGCCTCGATCGTCAATCCATTCGATCAGTAGGAGTGGCGCATGTTGCACAGGCGATCGGTACTTATGGCCGCGGCGGCATCAATCGCCAGCGGCTGTGTGCCACGAGCATCCCTTTCTGCCGCGCTGGAAAGGAGCGATACATCGCTGAGGCTAGTCTCCGCGGCTAACCCCCATGTCTTTCCGCTCATGCTGGCACTCGCTCTCGAACCGGACCTCCCCTTGTCGTTTAGTCCGATCAAGGAATCGGCCGAGATCGATTCAATGTTTCGAACCGGCGAGGCGGATGCCTTTCTGGGCATGACCTATATCGGGGCGAAGAAGCAGCTCGCAGCACCTGATCTCGGTCTGAGGCTCGTCTCGATCAACATCTGGCGCGGCTTCTTCGAGGTGGTGCCGCGGGACATCCGCAGCTTTGCCGAGTTGCGCGGCCACAAGGTTATCGTCAGCGGGCCGATGGGCTCCGGCCGAAACGGTGGCGGCGATATTATTTTCCAGGCTGCGGTACGGCGCGCGAACCTCGATCCCGGTCGCGATCTGGAGGTCGCATACATGCCGGCCAAGGCAGGTATCGCGCAAGTCGCTGCCGGACAGGCCGCCGGCATTACTATCCCGAGCCCTGGCAGCACCGGCATGGTCATGCGCTCGCGAATGGGGAGCGAAGGGGGCAGCAATATTGCGCTTTCGGCTATCGATATGCAGGCCATGTTCACTGGCTTTCGCAGTTTCGACGAAGGCCAGCTGCCGATCGGCGGATTGCATACCTCCGAGCAGGTCCTGCAAACGCCGCCGCGCCGAAGTGCCTTGCTTCGCGTGTTCGATGCCTACGAACGCGCATGCGAGGCTCTCATGCGCGAGCCGGAACGTCTCGCGCCCATGGCCATCGATTAATATGGCAAGCACTTGGCCCCTATCGGAGCCACGGCTCCCCCGGCAATGCTGCTCGCGCGGGCCATCCGGGCGAACGAGCTTGTGTATCGGACCGGCGTTCCGGCGGCGGGTATCCGTGCGGATGTTTCCGCATTCCTGAATGAACTTCTCGGCGCGTCGGTTGAGCCCGCCTTTTTGAGCGCGTTGTAGATCTTTCACGGTTTTTCGAATCCGTCGTCCCTGCGTGCGAGCTGCCTTCGTGGGATCCATTGCAAGGCTCGCTTGGGTCTCGCGACGGGTCCTTGCTCGCTCGCCCTGAACGATCAGGGGCGCCGTAAGCCGCCCTTAAGAACCGGGCTGCACCTGGAATATCTCAATCATCCTACGAACCCAATACCCAAGACTTCGGAGAGTACCAGATGCACAAGCGCCCGCTTCTATTGAATTTTCTCTTAGCCGCCGGTGTTTCCATGGCGGTCGCGGTACCGGCAACGGCCCAGCAGGAGACGGGCGAGGAGGCCTTTGCCAAAGCGCGCAATGCCATGATCGCGGAGCTCGCCGAAGATCCGGCGGCCCGGCGGATCGAGCCTCAATCATACGATCTGACCCTGGTGGTATTTACCGATTACCAGTGCCCGTTCTGCCGCCAGATGCACCCGCGTCTGACAGCTCTCGCCATGGAAGACGGCAATGTCCGTATCGTGTTCAAGGACTGGGCGATTTTCGGCCAGCCTTCCATCGAAGCGGCGCGCCGCGCACTTGCGGCGAAATATCAGGGGAAGGACCAGGCCTTCGACGATGCGCTCATGCAAATCCAGGGCAAGCTTAGTTCCGAGAAAATCCGTGCCGCAGCAGATCAGGCGGGCGTCGACTGGCAGCGTCTGGAAAGCGACCTCAAATCCCATGGCAAGGAAATCGATGCAGCGCTTGCGCGAGCGGACCGACAGGCTGGGATGCTCGGGATAAGCGGCACACCGGCTATGTTTGTCGGGCCTTACCTGGTCGCCGGGGCTCTGCCGCCCGAGCAGCTTCGCCAAGCCGTTGCTATCGCGCGGCAGTATCCCAACGGTAACGCGCCGGAAGCGCGATAGAGCTTAGCAGCATCCAGCAATTCTTCGCTTATCATTGCGGCGGTCTTAGAAGCTACGCATATTTCTATCTTCTTTTCGACGGTCTAATCATCGACCAATGCACCATTCCAGCTCCAATCCGCTCGCCCATGATCACAACTTCCTGAGCGCCTCGCACGACGCCCATGAGCGGCGCACGCGTTATGTCGTTGCCTTGACCGCCGCGATGATGGTGGTCGAAATCGTCGCTGGCCTGTGGACCGGATCGATGGCGCTTCTCGCCGATGGTATCCACATGGCGACCCATGCAGGTGCCTTGGGCGTCGCGGCCTTCGCCTACTGGTTTGCCAAGCGCCATGCGAACAACCCGCGTTTCACATTCGGTACCGGCAAGGTGGGCGACCTCGCCGGCTTCGCGAGCGCGCTTGTCCTCGCCATCTTCGCAATCGGGATCGCGGTTGAATCGGCTCAAAGGTTCGTCAGTCCGCTCACGATTGCCTATACCGAGGCTATCTGGATCGCCGTGCTCGGCCTCGTGGTGAACCTCGCGAGTGCCTGGCTGCTTGGTGCCGATCATCACCACGGGCATGATCACGACCATCATCATCACCACGACCATGCGCATGCCGATAACAATCTGCGCTCCGCCTATTTCCACGTGCTTGCCGATGCCCTGACTTCGGTCCTGGCTATCGTGGCCCTTCTCGCCGGCATGTACCTCGGCTGGGCATGGATGGACGCGGCAATGGGGCTGGTGGGTGCATTCGTGATCGGGCGCTGGTCATGGTCACTGCTGCGCGATACCGCTGCCGTGCTTGTCGACGCCGAAGCGGCCTCTGAACGGTACACAGAGGTGCGCGAGGCGCTCGAGGACCGGGACGCCGCGATCGGCGATCTGCACATCTGGCGGATCGGTCCTGGCAAGTATGCAGTCATCGCCTCGCTCATCGCCGATGATCCGCTCGCGCCCGACAATTATGCCAGCCGACTTTCAGAGCATGCAGAATATGTGCACGTCACGATCGAAGTTCATCGCTGCGAGCATCCGCATCCCGAGCTTCGCGCGGCCTGATCGTCCCAATTTTTAAGACCGAAACAGTATTCGAGGACTGTTATACTGTAACAAGCGCCTTATACTTCATTGTCTTACGGAGCTTGCATTCTTGATCCGGTCTGCTAGGGGCCGTCGGGATCCATGACTACAAGCTATCGTCGCCTTGTCCTGCACCCTTTCGTCGTCCTGCTCCTGCTGGTCGCGATGGTGTTCGTGACGGCGGCGGATGCTGCTGCTTGCGGCGCCGAGGTGGCGCCCGGAAGCACGCCTATTCTGGCTTCGCTCGATAGCGCGTCTGCGTCATCCGCAGCCGCCGACGAAGATCCAGGCGATTCGGATGCGCCGGTCGAGCAACACGGCGTGTGTGGACACGGCCATTGTCATCACGGGGCGAGCTTTGCCGGCTCTGTGCAGAAGGGTTCGGTCCCTCACTCGGTGGTGGTTCCCGATGCGCCTCCTGCCGAGACGCTTGCTTCGAACATTACCGAGCGACTGAAGCGCCCCCCTCGCGCCTGACGACCGTCACCGCGCTGCATGCCGCAGTGCAGTTCGGATCGTCAGCAGAGGAATTTTCGAAAAATGTCAGCCATTCATTGGCGAGGGGTCCTCCTTGGAGGGCTGTTCCTCGCCGCTCAAGCCACGACCGTGGCGGCGCAGGAGCAAGATCTCCTGACGTTGGAGGACGCGATGGTCCGTGCGGGGGCCTCGGAGGATTTGGATCAGCAGAGACAAGGTCCTGAGCTTAATCCCCGTATAATTGGACCGCGCGCCGATACGGAAGCGGCCGAAGCCTTGGTCGGGCAAGCGCGACTACGCCCGAACCCCGAAATATCGTTCGAGGCTGAAAATATAGCCGGAACCGGTGCATTTTCGGGTCTCCGGGCGACAGAATACACGTTAGCCGTCGGCCAGCGCATTGAGCTGGGAGGGAAGCGGAGTGCGCGCGTTCGGGCCGCGGAAGCCGAAGCGCGTGTCACCTCGCTCAGAGGCGATCTATCGTTAGCGGAACTGGGCTTTTCTGTGCGGGAGCGCTACGTCAGTGCCGCCGCCGCCGCCGCGAGGGTCGAGCTGGCCCAGGATATCGTTGGTCGCAATCGCGAACTAACCCGCATAGCCGATTTGCTAGTCGAGACAGGGCGCGAGCCGCCTTTGCGGGCCCTTCGCGCGAAGGCGGCGCTAGCGGAGGCCGAAGCCGAACTGCAGGCCGCCGAAGCCGCGAGTATTGCGGCGCGCGCGGCTCTCGGATCGCTGTGGAGCGCGTCCGAAACACTTCCTTCCGTTCCTCCCGACATTCCGCACATCGAACCACCCGCGGGGCTTGTCGCAAGCGAGGACACCCTGCGGCTACAAGTCGCGCGGGCGGAGTCCGCAGCCGCAGAAGCAGCGATTGCTCGCGAGCAGTCGCTGCGCGTGCCGGACCCGGTCATATCCGCCGGCGTCCGCCGGTTCTCCGAGAGCAAGGACAACGCCTTCCTCGTCGGCGTGGCCATCCCGCTCCCGTTCCGGGACCGTAACCAGGGGAACATAGCCGCCGCCCAAGCGCGGCTGCAGGCGGCTACTGCGCGCGAAGCTATCGTTCGAGCCGATTTCCGGCAGGAAGTCGCGCAGGCGCGCGCCGAATTCCTGGCCGCTGAAGCACGCGTCGACACTTTGTCGAACACATCGCTTCCGCAGGCTGAAGAGGCCTTGCGCCTGGTTCGCATCGGATACCGGGCAGGTCGGTTTCCGCTTATCGAAGTTCTTAGCGCCGCCGAAGCGCGCGATGCCATCCGTAACGCGCTGATCGACGCGCAGGAGACCCGCGGACAGGCCGCGGCGCGTCTCATCCGTCTTTCAGCGCTCTAGGAGTCTTCAAAAAATGAACCGCAGAAATCTGATCGTAGCGCTGGTGGGAGCCGTGCTTATTCTAATCGCAGTTCTCTGGTTGTGGGGGGGAGGCGACGGGACCGAGAGCTCGGACGCAGTAGCGACCGAAGGCTCGGAAGAAAATCATGCAGCCGAGGGGATTGTTGAGCTTACCGATGAGCAGATCAAGGCTTCCCAGCTTGACATAGTAGCGGCAAGCGCGAGTTCGCTCGGTGCCGAAATCATCGCTCAAGGTAGCGTCGCCACATCGCCGCAAGGCCAAGCCGTGCTAAGCGCGGGCGCGGAGGGGCGGGTCGCACGTATTGCGAAAAGGCTGGGCGACCCTGTTCGCCGCGGCGAGACCGTAGCCACGATCGACAGCCGGGAAGCGGCGGCGATATCTGCCGATGTTACCTCGGCGCAGGCTCGCGCCGAACTCGCGCGGACGAGGCTCGAACGTGAACAAAAGCTCTTTGATGAGCAGGTAACGGCGCGTGCTGATCTTGAGACGGTTCGGGCTGAATACCAGCAAGCCCTCGCCGAGGTATCGCGGGCAAGGCAGGCCGCGGCGGCAGCAAATGCGTCGGGCCGCACCATTGCCGTACGTTCTCCGATTGCGGGCAGGGTGACGGGCGCCCCAGTAGTCCTCGGTTCGTACGTGACGGCCCAAGACGAGCTCTACCGCATTGCGAACGCCAACAGCGTTCAGATCGAGGCTGCGGTTCCTGCCGAGGATGCCAGGCGTATACTGATCGGAGCATCCGCCCGCGTCGAAGCGCCCGGAGGTGAGATCTCTGCGCGGGTTCTCAGCGTGACGCCAACCGCCGATGTCGAGAACCGCTCGGCCACCGTCGTCCTCGCTCCCGCCTCCGGCGCAGGCCTCCTCCCAGGAGAGTATGTAAGAGTGCGGATCGAAAGTCGCACACCGGAAGGAACAGGCGGTGCCTTGGTGGTGCCGGCCGAGGCCGTGCAATCGGTGGACGGCCGCGATGTCGTGTTCGTCCGGACCGCCAACGGCTTCAAGGTCCAACCCGTGCAGATCGGCGCGCGCACTTCGGAAAGGGTGGAGATTCTTGGTGGGCTTGCCGCCGGCACGCGCATCGCGGGCCGCAAGGCGTTCCTGCTCAAGGCAGAGCTCGGACGCGGCGAAGCAGAACATTGATCCAGATTGAGCCGGAGTTGCCAAGATGATTTCCAGTCTAGTCGAGATGTCGGTCCGCAACCGCATCCTCGTTCTGTTCGTAACGGCGGCGGTCGCGATCTGGGGTACTATCAATCTCCTCAATCTGCCGATCGACGCGGTACCGGACATCACCAATAACCAAGTCCAGATCAATACGGTCGATCCGACGCTGTCGCCGCTCGATGTCGAGCGCCTGGTCACCTACCCCGTCGAGGTCTCACTGGCCGGTATTCCGGGGCTGGAGTCGACTCGCTCGATTTCTCGCAACGGCTTCTCGCAAGTCACCGCGATCTTCAGCGACAGCACCGACGTCTATTTCGCGCGCCAGCAGGTCGCCGAGCGCCTCACCACGGTGCGCAACAATCTGCCGGCCACGGCGGAGCCTTCAATGGGACCGGTCTCGACGGGCCTGGGCGAGGTTCTGATGTGGACCGTGAGCTACGCTGACCCAACACCCGGCAAGCAGCGTAGCGGGCCAGGCTGGCAAGCCGATGGATCGTATCTTACGCCCGAAGGCGAACGCCTAACCGATGAAGTCTCGCGTTCGGCCTACCTGCGAACGCTGCAAGACTGGGTCATCGCGCCGCAAATGCGCAACGTCGATGGCGTCGCAGGCGTCGATTCGATCGGGGGCTATGCCCGCCAATTTGTGGTAACTCCGTCGTCTGCACGGCTTGCTTCATTCGGCATTGGCTTCGACGAGTTGGCGAGCGCGCTGGAAAGTATCAATCTCTCGGTCGGGGCCAATTACGTCCAGCGCGGTGGTGAGGCCTTCCTCGTTCGCTCCGATGCCCGCTTCCGCACGATTGACGAAATCGAGGACGCAATCATAGCGCGGCGCGAAGGCATCCCCGTGCGCGTACGCGATGTCGCCACCGTCAAAAACGGCGGCGATTTGCGTACCGGCGCAGCATCCAAGGACGGGGAAGAGGCGGTCGTCGGTACCACCTTGATGTTGCTGGGCGAGAACAGCCGTGCGGTCGCGGCCGCTGCTGGCGATCGCCTCGCCGAACTCGCGCAGACAATGCCGCCGGACGTCGAACTCGACATCGTTCTCGACCGGTCGAAGCTTGTCAATGCGACGATCGCGACGGTCGAAAAGAACCTGACCGAGGGTGCGCTTCTGGTCATCGCGTCGCTTTTTCTGCTGCTCGGCAACTTTCGTGCGGCGCTGATCACCGCGCTCGTCATTCCCCTGTCGTTCCTGATGATGGCAATCGGGATGAACCGGGTCGGTGTCTCGGGCAATCTGATGAGTCTGGGGGCGCTCGATTTCGGCCTGATCGTTGATGGTAGCGTGATCATCGTGGAGAATTTCCTCCGGCGCATCAGCGAACGCCAGCACGAGGAAGGTCGCGTGCTCGCGCTCGGCGAGCGCCTCGAAGAGGTCATCGCGTCGACCCGAGAAATGATCCGACCGTCTTTGTTTGGACAAGCGATCATCCTGCTGGTCTTCGTGCCCTTGCTCACGTTCCAGGGTGTCGAAGGCAAGACGTTTTCGCCCATGGCCATCACCGTGATGCTGGCGCTTCTCTCGGCATTCGTCATTTCCTTGACGCTCGTGCCGGCACTGCTTGCGCTGCTCATCCGGGGAAAGGTCGCGGAAAAGGAAGTGCGCGCGGTCGGCTGGCTGCGGGAGAAGTACGAGCCG
Above is a genomic segment from Erythrobacter sp. 3-20A1M containing:
- a CDS encoding bifunctional UDP-sugar hydrolase/5'-nucleotidase, with protein sequence MTRLTILQLNDLHGYAEPHNEIRYGADGTPMFETLGGLARIKTIFERARADNPGGVLALDNGDTFHGTHFAVADEAKALAPLVAELGFDAMTLHWEFAFGPDRVQALASELPYPVLAANIYREESGELFLPAATIVERAGLRIGLIGLACPIVDKTMPPHFSEGLRFEIGTRELHAHVAQMRPHVDLLVVLSHVGFPQDVQFAKDVPGIDVIVSGHTHNRMEHAIEVDGCLIFQSGCHGSFVGRLDLDLRDGELIGWTHALIAVDESVSPDPALEAAVSEALAGERDVMAEVVGRTDVALHRYAMLSSPMDDLLLEAIAEVAGTQIAFSNGWRYGAPIPAGPITLGDLWNMVPTNPPVTLAEVTGAEIRQMIEENLERTFAANPYDQMGGYIKRMRGVGLAFKAENPEGQRIERLFLEGRPVDDSAVYAVGFITEQGVPAQFGKNRRQLPIDAITALRKRLARPFTHASVGSSIDLV
- the lnt gene encoding apolipoprotein N-acyltransferase, giving the protein MFRRTSRLLIAAILGTIAAQGFAPANATVLSLASLSGLFYLIRHDRAAPIFWIVTAYAGAMWIVALRWLPRAFVMMDPPAVTAGWLALVALSAILSLFWSVPFALARRYANRNHGTQLLATSSLLALGEWARSTTIIGFAWNPLGAIWLDVPAIVRSASVIGITGLSFGTVLAAGLVLQIAGHPRRVGASLGFIGALAILLGRSSVAPPDTAQQVALIQGNIPQRVKWDENRLDEQVDIYLGLTAGISSTAPDMRIFWPEAAIPYVLEDRKAVLDEIGKTLRTGDMLFAGALGRDADGHYANSVYLIDASGRVRNRYDKRILVPFGEYVPFESLLEALRLARYAPGRDALAPGAAIPAIPLADGEAGVAICFEATFPGFGSGFTARPAYIVNPTNDAWFGPAGAPQHLAQARIRALENGLPVLRATQTGISAIIRSDGSIAGHLESGVRGVLVGRLPAAAQATVFSKIGAGYVLVFLVGSFGPILASRRRNAVRQGRWNFRRKRE
- a CDS encoding DsbA family protein, yielding MHKRPLLLNFLLAAGVSMAVAVPATAQQETGEEAFAKARNAMIAELAEDPAARRIEPQSYDLTLVVFTDYQCPFCRQMHPRLTALAMEDGNVRIVFKDWAIFGQPSIEAARRALAAKYQGKDQAFDDALMQIQGKLSSEKIRAAADQAGVDWQRLESDLKSHGKEIDAALARADRQAGMLGISGTPAMFVGPYLVAGALPPEQLRQAVAIARQYPNGNAPEAR
- the dmeF gene encoding CDF family Co(II)/Ni(II) efflux transporter DmeF; this translates as MHHSSSNPLAHDHNFLSASHDAHERRTRYVVALTAAMMVVEIVAGLWTGSMALLADGIHMATHAGALGVAAFAYWFAKRHANNPRFTFGTGKVGDLAGFASALVLAIFAIGIAVESAQRFVSPLTIAYTEAIWIAVLGLVVNLASAWLLGADHHHGHDHDHHHHHDHAHADNNLRSAYFHVLADALTSVLAIVALLAGMYLGWAWMDAAMGLVGAFVIGRWSWSLLRDTAAVLVDAEAASERYTEVREALEDRDAAIGDLHIWRIGPGKYAVIASLIADDPLAPDNYASRLSEHAEYVHVTIEVHRCEHPHPELRAA
- a CDS encoding TolC family protein, which encodes MSAIHWRGVLLGGLFLAAQATTVAAQEQDLLTLEDAMVRAGASEDLDQQRQGPELNPRIIGPRADTEAAEALVGQARLRPNPEISFEAENIAGTGAFSGLRATEYTLAVGQRIELGGKRSARVRAAEAEARVTSLRGDLSLAELGFSVRERYVSAAAAAARVELAQDIVGRNRELTRIADLLVETGREPPLRALRAKAALAEAEAELQAAEAASIAARAALGSLWSASETLPSVPPDIPHIEPPAGLVASEDTLRLQVARAESAAAEAAIAREQSLRVPDPVISAGVRRFSESKDNAFLVGVAIPLPFRDRNQGNIAAAQARLQAATAREAIVRADFRQEVAQARAEFLAAEARVDTLSNTSLPQAEEALRLVRIGYRAGRFPLIEVLSAAEARDAIRNALIDAQETRGQAAARLIRLSAL
- a CDS encoding efflux RND transporter periplasmic adaptor subunit, translated to MNRRNLIVALVGAVLILIAVLWLWGGGDGTESSDAVATEGSEENHAAEGIVELTDEQIKASQLDIVAASASSLGAEIIAQGSVATSPQGQAVLSAGAEGRVARIAKRLGDPVRRGETVATIDSREAAAISADVTSAQARAELARTRLEREQKLFDEQVTARADLETVRAEYQQALAEVSRARQAAAAANASGRTIAVRSPIAGRVTGAPVVLGSYVTAQDELYRIANANSVQIEAAVPAEDARRILIGASARVEAPGGEISARVLSVTPTADVENRSATVVLAPASGAGLLPGEYVRVRIESRTPEGTGGALVVPAEAVQSVDGRDVVFVRTANGFKVQPVQIGARTSERVEILGGLAAGTRIAGRKAFLLKAELGRGEAEH
- a CDS encoding efflux RND transporter permease subunit, with protein sequence MISSLVEMSVRNRILVLFVTAAVAIWGTINLLNLPIDAVPDITNNQVQINTVDPTLSPLDVERLVTYPVEVSLAGIPGLESTRSISRNGFSQVTAIFSDSTDVYFARQQVAERLTTVRNNLPATAEPSMGPVSTGLGEVLMWTVSYADPTPGKQRSGPGWQADGSYLTPEGERLTDEVSRSAYLRTLQDWVIAPQMRNVDGVAGVDSIGGYARQFVVTPSSARLASFGIGFDELASALESINLSVGANYVQRGGEAFLVRSDARFRTIDEIEDAIIARREGIPVRVRDVATVKNGGDLRTGAASKDGEEAVVGTTLMLLGENSRAVAAAAGDRLAELAQTMPPDVELDIVLDRSKLVNATIATVEKNLTEGALLVIASLFLLLGNFRAALITALVIPLSFLMMAIGMNRVGVSGNLMSLGALDFGLIVDGSVIIVENFLRRISERQHEEGRVLALGERLEEVIASTREMIRPSLFGQAIILLVFVPLLTFQGVEGKTFSPMAITVMLALLSAFVISLTLVPALLALLIRGKVAEKEVRAVGWLREKYEPALRKALDWPKRTALAGFGVFAFSLVVFGFIGSEFMPQLDEQDLSIQSIRIPSTSLAQSLEMQQGIERTVSQFPQVDYIYSKTGTAEVASDPMPPNISDAFVILKPRDEWPDPDLSKPELIAEMEKAISKRIGSDFQFSQPIEMRFNELIAGVRGDIAVKIFGDDLEQLTATANELAGVFSGIKGATEVSVEQTEGFPTLDIQFDRPAIAAHGLTVDEVAATVSAALGGAESGLVFQGDRRFDIVVRLPDDVRNDLDAIGALPVMLPENGAGERASVPLRSLASLSEVEGLNQISRENGKRRVVVQLNVRGRDVSSVVAEAKEKIAQQVQLPSGAYLEWGGQYENLQAAQARIGIVVPVVGLVIFGLLVMALGNLRMATAVFVTVPLGIAGGIFSLALTGLPFSISVAVGFIVLAGVAVLNGLVMMTSMQGRLREGMTLDDSIYGGAVERFRAVLMTAIVPSLGFVPMAIATGTGAEVQKPLAIVVIGGLVTATILTLFVLPAITRLILARQGDGGARWDLRKWMPTLPAFGPLARWRRRGAV